The following proteins are co-located in the Doryrhamphus excisus isolate RoL2022-K1 chromosome 15, RoL_Dexc_1.0, whole genome shotgun sequence genome:
- the LOC131103799 gene encoding uncharacterized protein LOC131103799 isoform X1, with amino-acid sequence MSSFSCCQLWLESVSMVASPESQLSSLGSSDSLDTIILSDSPSRKCQRLDSEAMQLVKSILTKKSGGEYIINEYNRTKTLADESRRKMVNILAADMTEKNGTSPPRQVKEMYARGIVNLFPYVRDPFSKNGYEHYYDGDSGTGYLAWRIKTIQRCSAKDKRSLFGASAEGPSGEDMSGGPTVRRVSQFVPETVLSEDECKEAMSLMKHSANEDTVRKKIKGTVTSHQFYCCYT; translated from the exons ATGTCTTCTTTCTCCTGTTGCCAATTGTGGTTAGAATCTGTCTCCATGGTAGCCTCTCCTGAGTCCCAACTATCATCTCTGGGTTCATCGGACTCACTGGATACCATCATCCTTTCAGACAGCCCTTCCAGAAAGTGTCAGAGGCTGGATTCAGAGGCTATGCAA CTGGTGAAATCCATTCTTACCAAGAAATCTGGTGgagaatatataataaatgaatacaaccGAACTAAGACCTTGGCAGATGAGAGCAGAAGGAAAATGGTGAACATACTGGCAGCTGATATGACGGAGAAGAATGG TACATCTCCACCCAGACAGGTGAAAGAAATGTATGCGAGAGGAATTGTGAACTTGTTCCCCTACGTCAGAGACCCATTCTCCAAGAATGGCTAT GAGCATTATTATGATGGAGACAGTGGTACTGGGTACTTGGCCTGGAGAATTAAAACTATTCAGAGATGCAGTGCTAAAGACAAGCGGTCATTATTTGGAG CATCAGCGGAAGGACCATCTGGTGAGGACATGTCAGGAGGACCAACTGTCAGACGAGTTTCCCAATTCGTTCCAGAGACTGTCCTGAGTGAAGATGAGTGCAAGGAAGCAATGTCACTGATGAAACATTCAGCTAATGAGGACACAGTTAGGAAGAAGATAAAGGGGACAGTGACCTCTCATCAATTTTACTGCTGCTACACTTGA
- the LOC131103799 gene encoding uncharacterized protein LOC131103799 isoform X2: protein MVASPESQLSSLGSSDSLDTIILSDSPSRKCQRLDSEAMQLVKSILTKKSGGEYIINEYNRTKTLADESRRKMVNILAADMTEKNGTSPPRQVKEMYARGIVNLFPYVRDPFSKNGYEHYYDGDSGTGYLAWRIKTIQRCSAKDKRSLFGASAEGPSGEDMSGGPTVRRVSQFVPETVLSEDECKEAMSLMKHSANEDTVRKKIKGTVTSHQFYCCYT from the exons ATGGTAGCCTCTCCTGAGTCCCAACTATCATCTCTGGGTTCATCGGACTCACTGGATACCATCATCCTTTCAGACAGCCCTTCCAGAAAGTGTCAGAGGCTGGATTCAGAGGCTATGCAA CTGGTGAAATCCATTCTTACCAAGAAATCTGGTGgagaatatataataaatgaatacaaccGAACTAAGACCTTGGCAGATGAGAGCAGAAGGAAAATGGTGAACATACTGGCAGCTGATATGACGGAGAAGAATGG TACATCTCCACCCAGACAGGTGAAAGAAATGTATGCGAGAGGAATTGTGAACTTGTTCCCCTACGTCAGAGACCCATTCTCCAAGAATGGCTAT GAGCATTATTATGATGGAGACAGTGGTACTGGGTACTTGGCCTGGAGAATTAAAACTATTCAGAGATGCAGTGCTAAAGACAAGCGGTCATTATTTGGAG CATCAGCGGAAGGACCATCTGGTGAGGACATGTCAGGAGGACCAACTGTCAGACGAGTTTCCCAATTCGTTCCAGAGACTGTCCTGAGTGAAGATGAGTGCAAGGAAGCAATGTCACTGATGAAACATTCAGCTAATGAGGACACAGTTAGGAAGAAGATAAAGGGGACAGTGACCTCTCATCAATTTTACTGCTGCTACACTTGA